The Candidatus Thermoplasmatota archaeon genomic sequence GATATGAAACCTGGTGCTTACTCCTCAAGAGAGTTCATTTATGAGATGGGAAAATACTTGGATAAGAATGGTAAAAACCCTGATTCCTTTGTTTTAGAAGCATACAAGCACGAGTTACCGATTTTCTGCCCAGCTTTTTCAGATTCCAGCGCAGGTTTTGGTTTGGTTTTCCATCAGAACGAAAGAAAAGAAAAACATGTCTCTATTGATTCAGTTAAAGATTTCAGGGAACTAACCCAGCTTAAAATTCAGGCGAAACAAACAGGTTTGTTTATGGTTGGTGGTGGTGTACCAAAGAATTTTGTACAAGACACAGTAGTAGCTGCTGATGTTCTCGGCGTTAATGCACCTATGCATAAATATGCGATTCAATTAACAGTAGCAGATGAGAGGGATGGTGGTCTTTCAGGTTCTACACTAAAAGAGGCGAACTCTTGGGGAAAGGTTGACACTGGTTATGAGCAGATGGTGTTCTCAGAGGCGACGCTTACCTTCCCGCTTGTGGTAAGTTATGCTTATCATAAAGGGAGCTGGAAAAATAGGAAAAAGATGGAGTTAAACAAAACATTATAAAACAAAATTTGTGATTACCATCTTTGGGTAGATAGGAGAATATGAAACAAGTTAAAAACTCGGTTTTATTTGAAATCGTGCTTAAAGCTATTTACAGTGTTTCTAGTAGGAGGACTTCAGCGAAGTTAGCTGAGGAAGCACTCGGCTCAACTCTGAGAGCTCTTGAAAGGAAATATGATTTTTTGAAATATGTCACTATACAACCAAGTGTTTTATCAGAAGGTGGTCTTAATATAAGAGTCTCGCCTGAGATAGACTCAATTAGCCCGGAGTTGATAGGTAAATCAATTGAATCAATTATAAGAGTGGTGTACAACGATATAAATGCGGAGGCTGGTTTGTTTTTTATAACAGAGTTAAAAAAATATGCTGGAGATGACGTATCAAAAATTATCCAGGATTATTTTGTTGATCTCGATCAGATACAGATAGAGCAACATTATGCTTATAACCGGCGTGAGAGGAAAAAGGCTATAACAGAAGGAGCAGCTGGGGCTAGACCAGGTAAAAAACCTGAGAGCTTAATAGGCTACAGCTGGGGTGATGTTTCACATTGGAAACACGAGCCAGGTAGTCTGTACTGCACTATATATGATAAAGAGGGAAAGGTTTTAGACCGGATTAACCTAGATGCGGTAATACAAAACTATGTTGAAAGGTTATCTACTTACCGGGATATCGACCCACGTCAACTTGAGAGAGAAGCAAGGATATATGAAAAAGAATACGAATTACTAAGGCTTATGTTTGAGAGAGATATGAACGCAGAAACAGCCTCAAATATATTAAGAATAACCAAAGAGGAGTTAAACAGGATGATACGTAAGCTTTCAAGTATGGAGATGGTTCAATACGTATCATATGATACAGTTGAGTTAACAAATATAGGTATCGGTTACGTAGCAAAAAAAGAAAAAAATAAGAAAACTGTTGAGGAAACAACTAATAATGAGCTAGTAACGGCCGCTAAATAAAAAAA encodes the following:
- a CDS encoding deoxyhypusine synthase — translated: MKDEKKRLLSQRIEHIDIKTFNAVPLIEAFDRMSFQSRNLANACKIYDTMLNDKDCTIILCLAGSLVSAGLKKVIVDMIRYNMVDVIVSTGAIIVDQDFFEGLGFYHYRGEIHVDDSKLQKMHIDRIYDTYIDEDDLRVCDMTVKKIADDMKPGAYSSREFIYEMGKYLDKNGKNPDSFVLEAYKHELPIFCPAFSDSSAGFGLVFHQNERKEKHVSIDSVKDFRELTQLKIQAKQTGLFMVGGGVPKNFVQDTVVAADVLGVNAPMHKYAIQLTVADERDGGLSGSTLKEANSWGKVDTGYEQMVFSEATLTFPLVVSYAYHKGSWKNRKKMELNKTL